A genomic region of Streptomyces sp. NBC_00247 contains the following coding sequences:
- a CDS encoding HelD family protein yields the protein MVREQEFVTLLHERLDTLREGAEGAVRGSLGQPVHSRQARLERDVTVAEQSDRLATLNAVEDGLCFGRIDLRDGTHHHIGRLGMRDDDEARTPLLVDWRAPVARPFYLATGHTPMGLRRRRHLTTRERRVTALHDEILDLDETAPAHRTGHEDPNGDAVLLAAVNATRTGRMTDIVRTIQAEQDRIIRAPHRGVLVVEGGPGTGKTAVALHRAAYLLYAYREQLARRAVLIVGPNPAFLGYIGNVLPSLGETGVLLATPEELFPGVRATGTDTPTAAAVKGSARMAEVLREAVADRQRLPAGPVGIAHEQETLFLGPDTVLRVRAEARNTGLPHNLARRPFASGVVDALTRQLADRIGADPLGGPNLLDPSDVEQLREEVAANPEVRAAIDGLWPRLTPEQFLAEYLAAPTGLPAGDAETVRRDDTDPTGLTDRTEWTAADIPLLDEAAELLGEDDSALRAAEEAERRQRIVYAQGVLDLSEGSRSTDFEDEDDAEILSAHDIIDAERFAERQEEADHRSAAERAAADRTWAFGHIIVDEAQELSAMAWRLLMRRCPTRSMTLVGDPAQTGSAAGADSWADILGPYVGDRWEHTRLDVNYRTPQEIMETAAEVRRETDPSFEPPRSVRSTGVAPWTLTAEPEKLVRVAAEAVAREARNEGKLAVIAPRELHVELAEALPGASFGPDPDLAAPVVILDARQSKGLEFDSVVVVAPERIRTGSPRGVNDLYVALTRATQRLGLIAFAPVLPEGA from the coding sequence ATGGTGCGCGAACAGGAATTCGTCACCCTGCTCCACGAGCGACTCGACACCCTGCGGGAGGGTGCCGAGGGCGCCGTACGGGGCTCACTGGGGCAGCCCGTGCACAGCAGGCAGGCCCGGCTGGAGCGGGACGTCACGGTCGCCGAGCAGTCGGACCGCCTCGCCACGCTGAACGCCGTGGAGGACGGGCTCTGCTTCGGCCGCATCGACCTGCGCGACGGCACGCACCACCACATCGGCCGACTCGGCATGCGCGACGACGACGAGGCGCGCACCCCGCTGCTCGTCGACTGGCGCGCACCGGTGGCCCGCCCGTTCTACCTGGCGACGGGCCACACCCCCATGGGGCTCCGGCGCCGCAGACACCTGACCACGCGCGAACGCCGGGTCACCGCCTTGCACGACGAGATCCTGGATCTGGACGAGACCGCGCCCGCGCACCGCACGGGTCACGAGGACCCCAACGGCGACGCGGTGCTGCTGGCCGCCGTGAACGCCACCCGCACCGGCCGCATGACCGACATCGTGCGGACCATCCAGGCCGAGCAGGACCGCATCATCCGCGCCCCGCACCGGGGTGTGCTCGTGGTGGAAGGAGGGCCCGGCACCGGGAAGACGGCGGTCGCCCTGCACCGTGCCGCGTACCTCCTGTACGCGTACCGCGAGCAGCTGGCCCGCCGGGCGGTACTGATCGTCGGCCCCAACCCGGCCTTCCTCGGTTACATCGGCAACGTGCTGCCCTCCCTGGGCGAGACCGGTGTACTGCTCGCCACCCCGGAGGAACTCTTCCCCGGGGTACGGGCCACCGGCACCGACACCCCGACGGCCGCGGCCGTCAAGGGCTCCGCCCGGATGGCCGAGGTCCTGCGCGAGGCGGTCGCCGACCGGCAGCGGCTGCCCGCGGGGCCGGTCGGGATCGCCCACGAGCAAGAGACCCTGTTCCTCGGCCCCGACACGGTCCTCCGCGTCAGGGCGGAGGCGCGGAACACCGGCCTGCCGCACAACCTCGCCCGCCGCCCGTTCGCCTCGGGGGTCGTCGACGCGCTGACCCGGCAACTCGCCGACCGTATCGGGGCCGACCCGCTCGGCGGCCCCAATCTGCTCGACCCCTCCGACGTGGAGCAGTTGCGCGAGGAGGTGGCCGCCAACCCGGAGGTGCGCGCGGCCATCGACGGCCTCTGGCCCCGCCTCACCCCCGAGCAGTTCCTCGCCGAGTACCTCGCCGCGCCCACCGGACTTCCGGCCGGTGACGCGGAGACGGTCCGCCGCGACGACACGGACCCCACCGGTCTGACGGACCGCACGGAGTGGACCGCCGCCGACATCCCGCTGCTCGACGAGGCCGCCGAACTGCTCGGCGAGGACGACAGCGCGCTGCGGGCCGCCGAGGAAGCGGAGCGCCGGCAGCGGATCGTGTACGCCCAGGGCGTCCTGGACCTCTCCGAGGGTTCGCGCTCCACCGACTTCGAGGACGAGGACGACGCGGAGATCCTCTCCGCCCACGACATCATCGACGCCGAACGCTTCGCCGAGCGGCAGGAGGAGGCGGACCACCGCAGCGCCGCCGAGCGCGCCGCCGCCGACCGGACCTGGGCCTTCGGCCACATCATCGTCGACGAGGCGCAGGAACTCTCCGCGATGGCCTGGAGGTTGCTGATGCGGCGGTGCCCGACCCGCTCCATGACACTGGTCGGCGACCCTGCGCAGACGGGTTCGGCGGCCGGGGCCGACAGTTGGGCCGACATCCTCGGACCGTACGTCGGCGACCGCTGGGAGCACACCCGCCTGGACGTCAACTACCGTACGCCGCAGGAAATCATGGAGACGGCCGCCGAGGTGCGGCGGGAGACCGACCCCTCCTTCGAGCCGCCCCGCTCGGTGCGTTCCACCGGTGTCGCGCCGTGGACCCTGACGGCGGAGCCGGAGAAGCTGGTACGCGTGGCGGCCGAGGCCGTCGCCCGGGAGGCCCGGAACGAGGGGAAGCTCGCGGTGATCGCCCCGCGGGAGCTCCACGTCGAGCTGGCCGAGGCCCTGCCGGGCGCCTCGTTCGGACCGGACCCCGACCTGGCGGCCCCGGTGGTGATCCTGGACGCGCGGCAGTCCAAGGGCCTGGAGTTCGACTCGGTCGTCGTCGTGGCACCGGAACGGATCAGGACCGGCTCCCCGCGCGGGGTCAACGACCTGTACGTGGCGCTGACCCGCGCGACCCAGCGGCTCGGGCTGATCGCATTCGCCCCGGTGCTGCCGGAAGGGGCGTGA
- a CDS encoding TetR/AcrR family transcriptional regulator C-terminal domain-containing protein, producing MDRQLEARGEAGRALPPEPPYRRIAGMLRGRIESGELAPGDRVPSTREIARQWGVAMATATKVIAELRHEGLVRPVPGVGTVVESAARTRRPAAVPSAPTAARSTLRTPGGGAAPEGSGVALARERIIATAIAVADAEGLGAASMRRVANELGAATMSLYRHVADKDDLVTQMMDAACSEWRFPAEHPSGWRERLELAARLLWETFRRHPWLAPALSVTRPQLLAGAMPFTEWVLQALDGRGLDRQTHFTIHVTLFNYVRGTAINIEPEAVAEEFTGLTSDEWMDTQKPQLRQAFSAGAFPTLERITGAGYDFDLDMLFEFGLQRLLDGFATLIDGPPRRP from the coding sequence ATGGACCGCCAGCTGGAAGCGCGCGGAGAAGCAGGGCGGGCACTGCCGCCGGAGCCGCCGTACCGCCGGATCGCCGGGATGCTGCGCGGGCGGATCGAGTCGGGGGAGCTCGCCCCCGGTGACCGCGTCCCCTCCACCCGGGAGATCGCCCGGCAGTGGGGGGTCGCCATGGCCACCGCGACCAAGGTCATCGCCGAGCTGCGGCACGAAGGGCTGGTACGGCCGGTGCCCGGCGTGGGCACCGTGGTCGAGAGCGCCGCCCGGACACGACGCCCGGCGGCCGTTCCGTCCGCCCCCACGGCGGCCCGGTCGACCCTCCGGACTCCGGGCGGGGGCGCCGCTCCGGAAGGATCCGGCGTCGCGCTCGCCCGGGAGCGGATCATCGCCACGGCCATCGCCGTCGCGGACGCCGAAGGGCTGGGCGCGGCCTCGATGCGACGGGTGGCCAACGAGCTGGGCGCGGCGACCATGTCGCTCTACCGGCACGTGGCCGACAAGGACGATCTGGTGACACAGATGATGGACGCCGCCTGCTCCGAATGGCGCTTTCCGGCCGAGCACCCGTCGGGCTGGCGGGAGCGGCTGGAACTCGCCGCGCGTCTGCTGTGGGAGACGTTCCGCCGCCATCCGTGGCTGGCCCCGGCGCTGTCGGTGACCCGGCCGCAGCTGCTGGCCGGGGCCATGCCCTTCACCGAGTGGGTGCTTCAGGCCCTGGACGGCCGCGGACTCGACAGGCAGACGCACTTCACGATTCACGTCACCTTGTTCAATTACGTGCGGGGGACGGCGATCAATATCGAACCCGAAGCCGTGGCCGAGGAATTCACCGGCCTGACGAGCGACGAGTGGATGGACACGCAGAAACCACAACTCCGCCAGGCATTCTCGGCCGGTGCGTTCCCGACCCTGGAGCGCATCACCGGAGCCGGTTACGACTTCGATCTCGACATGCTTTTCGAGTTCGGCCTGCAACGCCTTCTGGACGGTTTCGCCACATTGATCGACGGTCCGCCCCGCCGCCCCTGA
- a CDS encoding FAD-dependent monooxygenase, with protein MKRHDVLISGAGIAGPALAYWLRAAGFDVTVVERAPSPRPGGQTVDLRGAGREVISRMGLMDRARAVAVDQRGLAMVDARDRVTAEMPAAAFGGEGIVSEIEILRGDLARLLYDATSPTTRTSSTAGTSPGTGTGSGTGTGSGVEYLFDDTVTALAQDDDGVTVTFEKAGRRRFGVVVGADGPHSVVRSLAFGPEADFVRPLNCWTAWFTAREDWDLGGWFRMFNAPGGLVASARPGRLPGEIKAGLSFRAEPFTYDRHDVRAQQDLIARRFEGVGWEVPRLVAAMRTCDDFFFDSLGQVRLDSWSRGRTVLLGDAGHCPSPLTGMGTSLALVGAYVLAGELTRPGAGHLDAFRNYDRIMRPYVTRAQQLPPGGASAYAPNGALAIRLRAASMRSMDRWPMRQVLAAQFTKAGDIDLPAYAHLPAGPAAGLPGAGLSSRSGTPTRTRR; from the coding sequence ATGAAGAGACATGACGTACTCATCTCCGGCGCCGGTATCGCCGGTCCGGCCCTCGCGTACTGGCTGCGCGCGGCGGGCTTCGACGTCACGGTCGTCGAGCGGGCGCCGAGTCCCCGGCCGGGCGGACAGACCGTGGATCTGCGTGGTGCGGGCCGGGAGGTGATCAGCCGTATGGGCCTCATGGACCGGGCCCGCGCGGTCGCCGTCGACCAGCGCGGCCTCGCCATGGTGGACGCCCGGGACCGGGTCACCGCCGAGATGCCGGCCGCCGCCTTCGGCGGGGAGGGGATCGTCTCCGAGATCGAGATCCTCCGGGGCGACCTCGCCCGCCTCCTGTACGACGCGACCTCACCCACCACCCGCACCTCGTCCACCGCCGGCACCTCGCCCGGCACCGGCACCGGCTCCGGCACCGGCACCGGCTCGGGGGTGGAGTACCTCTTCGACGACACCGTCACCGCCCTCGCCCAGGACGACGACGGCGTCACGGTCACCTTCGAGAAGGCCGGCCGGCGCCGCTTCGGGGTCGTGGTGGGAGCCGACGGGCCGCACTCCGTGGTCCGGTCGCTCGCCTTCGGTCCCGAGGCCGACTTCGTCCGCCCGCTGAACTGCTGGACCGCGTGGTTCACGGCCCGGGAGGACTGGGACCTCGGCGGCTGGTTCCGGATGTTCAACGCCCCCGGCGGGCTCGTCGCGTCCGCGCGCCCCGGCCGGCTGCCCGGTGAGATCAAGGCCGGACTCAGCTTCCGCGCGGAGCCCTTCACGTACGACCGCCACGACGTGCGCGCCCAACAGGACCTGATCGCCCGTCGGTTCGAGGGCGTCGGGTGGGAGGTCCCGCGCCTCGTCGCGGCGATGCGCACCTGCGACGACTTCTTCTTCGACTCGCTGGGGCAGGTGCGTCTCGACAGTTGGTCGCGCGGGCGGACGGTGCTGCTCGGCGACGCCGGACACTGCCCCTCGCCCCTCACCGGCATGGGGACGAGCCTCGCCCTCGTCGGCGCGTACGTGCTGGCGGGCGAACTGACCCGGCCCGGCGCCGGGCACCTGGACGCCTTCCGGAACTACGACCGGATCATGCGCCCCTACGTCACCCGGGCGCAGCAGCTCCCGCCCGGCGGCGCCTCGGCGTACGCACCGAACGGCGCGCTCGCCATCCGGCTGCGCGCCGCCTCGATGCGGTCGATGGACCGCTGGCCCATGCGGCAGGTGCTGGCCGCCCAGTTCACCAAGGCCGGGGACATCGACCTGCCCGCCTACGCCCACCTCCCGGCAGGTCCCGCGGCCGGTCTCCCCGGGGCGGGCCTCAGCTCCCGCTCGGGTACGCCGACTCGTACGCGGCGCTGA
- a CDS encoding GntR family transcriptional regulator, with protein MVVFRIDRRSGIATYLQIVHQVEQALRMGALQEGDKLPTAAQVAAGTKVNPNTTLKAYRELERLGFAEVRQGAGTFITRNLARPQSGPDSPLRTSLDAWLVQARTEGLSGHDVKALFSAAYESAYPSGS; from the coding sequence GTGGTCGTTTTCCGCATCGACCGGCGCAGTGGCATCGCCACGTACCTGCAGATCGTGCACCAGGTCGAGCAGGCCCTGCGGATGGGCGCCCTCCAGGAGGGGGACAAGCTGCCCACGGCCGCGCAGGTGGCCGCCGGCACCAAGGTCAACCCCAACACGACCCTCAAGGCGTACCGGGAGCTGGAGCGCCTCGGTTTCGCCGAAGTGCGCCAGGGGGCCGGCACCTTCATCACCCGTAACCTCGCCCGGCCCCAGTCGGGACCCGACTCGCCGCTCCGCACCTCCCTGGACGCGTGGCTGGTCCAGGCGCGGACCGAAGGGCTGTCGGGGCACGACGTGAAGGCGCTGTTCAGCGCCGCGTACGAGTCGGCGTACCCGAGCGGGAGCTGA
- a CDS encoding ABC transporter permease subunit, with protein sequence MTTTTLTDPTTGAGTVRRGPLRGLAWLVVRQHRATLYCVLALVVLGAAVIAYERGQMIDTLDAAGWPRENAPDPVVSARVWNYVTLALGLLPTLLGVLVGAPLIASDTEQGTAQLVTTQSVARRRWLIAKLTLGYCVALFAGLVLSVLFTWWWKPYRSVLPAVWMDGSVFDGTGPVLPAFCLFLTAAGITIGVLLRRVLMAMVVTLGFSVFVNIVWDRFRDGLGTSHLYTYPLNAESSLGSYQDVQQLDSWVGSADGTLYGWGICAKATEAAQNACVKDKGIVNNVVEYLEYDQMNAMQWTGAAILLAATALLTVFVVWRVSRRPL encoded by the coding sequence ATGACCACGACCACCCTGACCGACCCCACCACGGGGGCGGGAACCGTCCGGCGCGGCCCGCTGCGCGGACTGGCCTGGCTCGTGGTGCGCCAACACCGGGCGACGCTGTACTGCGTGCTCGCGCTGGTGGTCCTCGGCGCGGCCGTGATCGCGTACGAGCGCGGGCAGATGATCGACACGCTGGACGCGGCCGGGTGGCCGCGCGAGAACGCGCCGGATCCCGTCGTCTCCGCACGGGTCTGGAACTACGTCACGCTGGCCCTCGGCCTGCTCCCGACGCTCCTCGGCGTCCTCGTCGGCGCTCCGCTGATCGCCTCCGACACGGAACAGGGCACCGCGCAACTGGTCACCACCCAGTCGGTGGCGCGCCGCCGCTGGCTGATCGCCAAGCTGACGCTGGGCTACTGCGTCGCCCTCTTCGCCGGCCTGGTGCTCTCCGTCCTCTTCACCTGGTGGTGGAAGCCGTACCGCTCGGTCCTCCCCGCCGTCTGGATGGACGGGTCGGTGTTCGACGGCACCGGTCCGGTCCTGCCCGCCTTCTGCCTGTTCCTGACCGCGGCGGGCATCACCATCGGGGTCCTGCTGCGCCGGGTGCTGATGGCGATGGTGGTGACCCTGGGCTTCTCCGTGTTCGTGAACATCGTCTGGGACCGGTTCCGCGACGGGCTCGGCACCAGCCACCTGTACACGTACCCGCTGAACGCGGAAAGCTCCCTCGGCAGCTACCAGGACGTGCAGCAGCTCGACAGCTGGGTCGGCAGCGCGGACGGCACGCTCTACGGCTGGGGCATCTGCGCCAAGGCCACCGAGGCGGCACAGAACGCCTGCGTCAAGGACAAGGGCATCGTCAACAACGTCGTCGAGTACCTCGAATACGACCAGATGAACGCCATGCAGTGGACCGGCGCGGCCATCCTGCTCGCCGCCACGGCGCTGTTGACGGTGTTCGTCGTGTGGCGTGTCTCCCGGCGCCCGCTGTGA
- a CDS encoding ABC transporter ATP-binding protein: protein MEHPSTPIETSGPWALEARGLSKRYRRGWALRDFSFRLPAGRICGLVGPNGAGKSTLLGIASQQIAPTEGELKIFGIPSDDASAMPRFAFLGQDKPLFKWFTVAETLRMGAELNPGWDMAAAERIVRSGQVPLEARVGTLSGGQRTRVAFALAFGKRPGLLLLDEPMSDLDPLARDEMSTLLMAEAVERGTTVLMSSHMLGELEDMCDHLLVVSEGRLRMAGETDALVPAHTLVTGLAPDGKLPPELTRHTVVESRVQGRQFQALVRAEGPLTGDWQITEPSLEEVLLAHLRSPDAPALLAPGARTDAEGITAS, encoded by the coding sequence GTGGAACACCCGAGCACACCGATCGAGACCTCCGGGCCATGGGCCCTGGAGGCCCGCGGACTGAGCAAGCGCTACCGCCGCGGCTGGGCGCTGCGGGACTTCTCCTTCCGGCTCCCGGCCGGAAGGATCTGCGGTCTCGTCGGCCCCAACGGCGCGGGAAAGAGCACCCTGCTCGGCATCGCGTCCCAGCAGATCGCCCCGACCGAGGGCGAGTTGAAGATCTTCGGCATCCCGTCGGACGACGCGTCGGCGATGCCCAGGTTCGCCTTCCTCGGCCAGGACAAGCCGCTCTTCAAGTGGTTCACGGTGGCCGAGACACTGCGGATGGGCGCAGAACTCAACCCCGGCTGGGACATGGCGGCGGCGGAGCGGATCGTCCGCTCGGGTCAGGTCCCGCTGGAGGCGCGCGTCGGCACGCTCTCCGGCGGCCAGCGCACCCGGGTCGCGTTCGCGCTCGCCTTCGGCAAGCGCCCCGGCCTGCTGCTGCTCGACGAGCCGATGTCGGACCTCGACCCGCTGGCGCGCGACGAGATGAGCACCCTGCTGATGGCCGAGGCCGTCGAACGCGGGACGACGGTGCTGATGTCCTCCCACATGCTGGGCGAGCTGGAGGACATGTGCGACCACCTGCTGGTGGTGTCCGAGGGGCGGCTCAGGATGGCCGGTGAAACCGACGCACTCGTCCCTGCCCACACGCTGGTGACCGGACTGGCGCCGGACGGCAAGCTGCCGCCGGAGCTGACCCGCCACACCGTGGTCGAGTCCCGGGTCCAGGGACGCCAGTTCCAGGCGCTGGTACGCGCCGAGGGGCCGCTCACCGGCGACTGGCAGATCACCGAACCGAGCCTGGAGGAGGTGCTGCTGGCCCACCTCCGCTCACCGGACGCGCCCGCGCTCCTCGCCCCGGGTGCCCGCACCGACGCCGAAGGGATCACCGCATCATGA
- a CDS encoding glycosyltransferase family 2 protein, whose amino-acid sequence MSASATLAPRIGVSIVTMGDRPQAVEALLASVAMQDVRPTRLVVIGNGTKLPDFSAFPGLEDLEGGVTLIENEENLGCPGGRNVGLARLAELGDVDVVIELDDDGLLVEKNVFSTVQDLFTADPGLGIVGFRIADEHGETQRRHIPRLRASDPMRRGHVTAFLGGAHAFSMKMLAGTGLWPAEFFFTHEETDLSWRALDHGWNILYEPDLLLQHPKTSPARHAVYHRMTARNRVWLARRNLPAPLIPLYLGVWTLLTLARTRSAKGLKAWMGGFAEGLRTPCGPRNPMRWRTVWRMTRLGRPPLV is encoded by the coding sequence TTGTCCGCATCCGCAACCCTCGCACCACGCATCGGTGTCTCCATCGTCACCATGGGTGACCGCCCGCAGGCGGTGGAGGCCCTCCTCGCGTCGGTGGCCATGCAGGACGTCCGGCCCACCCGGCTCGTCGTCATCGGCAACGGCACGAAGCTTCCCGACTTCTCCGCCTTCCCCGGCCTGGAGGACCTGGAGGGCGGGGTGACCCTCATCGAGAACGAGGAGAACCTCGGCTGCCCGGGCGGCCGGAACGTCGGCCTCGCCCGGCTCGCCGAGCTCGGTGACGTGGACGTGGTGATCGAGCTGGACGACGACGGCCTGCTGGTCGAGAAGAACGTGTTCAGCACGGTGCAGGACCTGTTCACCGCCGATCCGGGTCTGGGCATCGTCGGCTTCCGGATCGCCGACGAGCACGGCGAGACGCAGCGCCGCCACATCCCGCGGCTGCGCGCCTCGGACCCGATGCGGCGCGGGCACGTCACGGCCTTCCTCGGCGGCGCGCACGCCTTCTCGATGAAGATGCTGGCGGGCACGGGCCTGTGGCCTGCCGAGTTCTTCTTCACCCACGAGGAGACGGACCTCTCCTGGCGGGCGCTCGACCACGGCTGGAACATCCTCTACGAGCCCGATCTGCTGCTCCAGCACCCGAAGACCTCGCCCGCCCGGCACGCGGTCTACCACCGGATGACCGCCCGCAACCGGGTGTGGCTCGCCCGCCGGAACCTCCCGGCGCCGCTGATCCCGCTCTACCTGGGTGTCTGGACGCTGCTCACCTTGGCCAGGACCCGTTCCGCGAAGGGGCTGAAGGCCTGGATGGGCGGGTTCGCCGAGGGCCTGCGCACCCCGTGCGGCCCCCGCAACCCGATGCGCTGGCGCACGGTGTGGCGGATGACCCGGCTCGGCCGGCCTCCGCTCGTCTGA
- a CDS encoding PhzF family phenazine biosynthesis protein, which yields MSADEPAEILRYTAFSTDPEGGNPAGVVLDASALDDAAMLAVAAELGYSESAFLTKAPGERTYTVRYFSPKVEVPFCGHATVAAALALADRDGPGDLEFLTRAGTVPVAVALRDGTARATLTSVEPHVRDVAPADLAEALAALDWPAADLDPALPPRIAFAGARHLVLAAATRERLADLRYDFSRLASLMERLDLTTVQLVWRESGRVFHARDPFPVGGVVEDPATGAAAAAFGAYARELGLVPDDAVLTLHQGADMGRPGTLTVELRPGDPRVRVSGAGIRIG from the coding sequence ATGAGTGCCGACGAACCTGCCGAGATCCTGCGTTACACCGCTTTCTCCACCGACCCGGAGGGCGGCAACCCGGCCGGTGTCGTGCTGGACGCCTCCGCCTTGGACGACGCGGCGATGCTGGCCGTCGCCGCCGAGCTCGGTTACAGCGAGTCCGCGTTCCTGACCAAGGCGCCCGGGGAGCGGACGTACACGGTCCGCTATTTCAGCCCGAAGGTCGAAGTCCCGTTCTGCGGGCACGCGACGGTCGCCGCCGCGCTCGCGCTGGCGGACCGCGACGGCCCCGGTGACCTGGAGTTCCTGACCCGGGCCGGCACGGTCCCGGTCGCGGTGGCGCTGCGGGACGGCACGGCGCGGGCCACGCTGACCAGCGTGGAGCCGCACGTGAGGGACGTCGCCCCGGCCGATCTGGCGGAGGCGCTGGCCGCACTCGACTGGCCCGCCGCCGATCTGGATCCGGCGCTGCCGCCCCGTATCGCGTTCGCCGGTGCCCGCCATCTGGTGCTGGCCGCCGCGACCCGCGAGCGCCTCGCGGACCTGCGGTACGACTTCTCCCGCCTCGCGTCCCTCATGGAGCGCCTGGACCTCACGACGGTACAGCTGGTGTGGCGGGAGTCCGGGCGGGTCTTCCACGCCCGCGACCCCTTCCCGGTGGGCGGGGTGGTCGAGGACCCCGCCACGGGTGCCGCCGCCGCGGCTTTCGGGGCGTACGCGCGTGAGCTGGGCCTCGTCCCGGACGATGCGGTGCTCACCCTGCACCAGGGCGCGGACATGGGCCGGCCCGGCACCCTCACGGTGGAGCTGCGTCCGGGCGATCCGCGCGTGCGGGTGAGCGGCGCGGGGATCCGTATCGGCTGA
- a CDS encoding macrolide family glycosyltransferase, translating to MSRRRAHIAMAGIPAVSHVLPSLEIIRELVSRGHRVTYANDPAVAGLIAPTGAEPVPCVSGLPVADNRWPDDPVAAMELFLDDAVRALPQLRAFYDDDPADLYLYDIGAYAGRALAESQRRPVLQLSPTLVGWEGYEEEVGARLWRLPGADGYRAKFTRWLAGCGATTTDMDAFSGRPERALALIPRAMQPHADRVDTDRVTFVGTCVPVDEPAPGAAAEAAGWTRPAGAGRVLLVSLGSAYTHRPKFYRRCLAAFGGRPDLHLVLQIGKYTDLAELGEIPPHVEVHRWVPQRAILERADAFVTHAGMGGCGEGLRAGVPMIAVPQGAEQFMNADRLVELGVARRVDTEDATAEVLRTALDELLADPEVARRSAEVRTAALAEGGTLRAADLVEEMLGRAVGASRARRE from the coding sequence ATGTCCCGTCGCCGCGCCCACATCGCGATGGCCGGAATTCCCGCCGTCAGCCATGTGCTGCCCAGCCTGGAGATCATCCGGGAACTGGTCTCCCGGGGCCACCGGGTGACGTACGCCAACGATCCGGCGGTCGCCGGTCTGATCGCCCCGACCGGCGCGGAGCCGGTGCCCTGCGTCTCCGGGCTGCCGGTCGCCGACAACAGGTGGCCCGACGACCCCGTCGCGGCCATGGAGCTCTTCCTGGACGACGCCGTCCGGGCCCTCCCGCAGCTGCGTGCCTTCTACGACGACGATCCCGCCGACCTCTACCTCTACGACATCGGCGCCTACGCCGGGCGGGCGCTCGCCGAGTCCCAGCGGCGGCCCGTCCTGCAGTTGTCCCCGACCCTGGTGGGCTGGGAAGGGTACGAGGAGGAGGTGGGCGCGCGGTTGTGGCGGCTGCCGGGCGCCGACGGCTACCGGGCGAAGTTCACCCGGTGGCTCGCCGGATGCGGGGCGACCACCACCGACATGGACGCCTTCTCGGGCCGCCCGGAGCGGGCCCTGGCCCTGATCCCCCGGGCGATGCAGCCGCACGCCGACCGGGTGGACACGGACCGGGTGACCTTCGTGGGCACCTGCGTGCCGGTGGACGAGCCGGCGCCGGGCGCGGCGGCCGAAGCCGCCGGCTGGACGCGTCCCGCCGGTGCCGGGCGGGTCCTGCTGGTCTCCCTGGGATCGGCCTACACCCACCGGCCTAAGTTCTACCGCCGGTGCCTGGCGGCCTTCGGCGGCCGGCCCGACCTGCACCTGGTGCTCCAGATCGGGAAGTACACCGACCTGGCGGAGCTCGGCGAGATCCCGCCCCACGTGGAGGTGCACCGGTGGGTGCCGCAGCGGGCGATCCTGGAGCGGGCTGACGCCTTCGTCACCCATGCCGGGATGGGCGGCTGCGGCGAGGGGCTGCGGGCGGGGGTTCCCATGATCGCCGTCCCGCAGGGCGCCGAGCAGTTCATGAACGCCGACCGTCTGGTGGAGCTGGGCGTGGCCCGCCGCGTCGACACCGAGGACGCCACGGCAGAGGTGCTGCGGACGGCCCTGGACGAACTCCTGGCCGATCCCGAGGTGGCCCGCCGCTCGGCGGAGGTCCGCACGGCGGCCCTCGCCGAGGGCGGCACCCTGCGGGCCGCCGACCTCGTGGAGGAGATGCTGGGCCGAGCGGTGGGCGCCTCCCGGGCGCGGCGGGAATAG
- a CDS encoding CatB-related O-acetyltransferase → MPVPADPTVLHPMPGQPRVVLLRPLVTSPLIEVGEYTYYDDPDDATAFETRNVLYHYGPEKLVIGKFCALGTGTRFLMNGANHRMDGPSTFPFPTMGGSWAEHFDLLTGLPDRGDTVVGNDVWFGYGATVLPGVRIGHGAIVGAGSVVTSDVPDYGVVGGNPARLLRTRFDARDVARLLAVAWWDWPAEHLTAHVRTVMSGSVADLEAAAPGPRGA, encoded by the coding sequence GTGCCCGTACCCGCCGACCCGACCGTGCTCCACCCGATGCCCGGCCAGCCCCGGGTGGTGCTCCTGCGCCCGCTGGTGACGTCGCCGCTGATCGAGGTCGGGGAGTACACCTACTACGACGACCCGGACGACGCGACCGCGTTCGAGACGCGGAACGTGCTCTACCACTACGGCCCGGAGAAGCTGGTCATCGGGAAGTTCTGCGCGCTGGGTACGGGGACGCGGTTCCTGATGAACGGCGCCAACCACCGTATGGACGGCCCCTCCACGTTTCCCTTCCCCACCATGGGCGGCTCCTGGGCCGAGCACTTCGACCTGCTCACGGGCCTGCCGGACCGGGGGGACACGGTCGTCGGCAACGACGTCTGGTTCGGCTACGGCGCCACCGTGCTGCCGGGCGTACGGATCGGGCACGGGGCGATCGTCGGCGCCGGCTCGGTCGTCACCTCGGACGTGCCCGACTACGGCGTCGTCGGCGGCAACCCGGCCCGCCTCCTGCGCACCCGCTTCGACGCCCGGGACGTCGCCCGGCTGCTGGCGGTGGCCTGGTGGGACTGGCCCGCCGAGCACCTCACCGCGCACGTCCGGACGGTGATGTCGGGCAGCGTCGCCGACCTGGAAGCCGCCGCGCCCGGCCCGCGCGGCGCATGA